TTCCGATTGTGCGGTCTCTTCTTGCAGTTGTTGTAAATATTCAGCATTCTGCTGGAAGTTAGTGATCGCGGTTAAAACCGATTGATGCTCTTGATAAAGGTTGCTGAGTGCTTCCAGGCCGCCGATTTCGTTTGCCACCGCCTGCACGCCTTGGTGCAAGTTGCTTAGCTCTGACTGGAGTGCCACCATATCACCATAGCGCTGCTCGGTTTGGGTGGCTAGCTGCGAAACTAACTCGGATTTTTCTTCGATCTCCGCCAACGAATCTTCTAGACGATTGGCCCAGGATTGGAATTGCTCTTCTAAGTCTGTCACTCGCCCAGATAATCCCTGGACTGCGGCAGGTTCTATTGCAGGACTTTGGTCTTCTTGATTGAAAGAATCCATAGCTTGGCTAGCGACCCCGGCGATACCCAATGCACCAACCCCGATCGTACCGACCGTGCCCAAGTCAATGCCGCTGCGATCGTCTGGTTCAGGTTCGATCGATTGCTCAAACTCTGCTGTTTCTTCAATTTCCGCAATTTCATCAACCTCTTCAAATTCAACAATTTCCGGTTCTGTGGCGCTTGCTGCTAGCTCCTGTTCCTCTTCTAGCTCCTCTACCAAAGGATCAAATTCATCCAGCTCGGCCTCAATTTCTGAAGCAAGTTCAAACTGTTCTTCCGGCTGCTCAAAATCTTCTAACGGCTCAGCCTCAGCGTCAGCGAACCGATCAAAGGCGGCAGCTTGTTCCATTTGATCGGCTTCATCAGCAAACGGGCTGTCTAAATCAACTTCCTCGGTTTCAGCCGATCGCCCAAATTCGTCGATTTGATCGAATTGCTCTAGGTCAGTGGTTTCAGCCAATTCATCATCTGGCTCTGGCGCGATCGCTTCTGCTAAATCTGGCTGATCCAAATCAAAGGGATCAGCGGACTCAGCGTCAGCTAATTCGTCCAGCGCGGCCATCTCGATTTGCTCTGGTTCATCTGCCGCAGGATCAGTTTCCACCTCAGCAAAGGGATCATCACTACCCAGCCCTGGTTCGGCCGCAACATCTTCAAGGGCATCAAGGTCATCAATTGCTGCGATCGGCTCTAGCTCATTCTCCTCATCTTCATTACCTAGCTCAAAGGGAAATTGCCCCTCTGATTCAGAGGCAAACGGCTCATCGGCATCAAAGGCAAATGGGTCGGGCACATCGCCAGGGGGCTCGCTGACAAATTCCGCTTCCCCTGGATCACTTTCCACATCAGTAGTGGCATCAAACATTGCGCCAAAACCAGCATCAAAATCCGCCTCATCAATGCCAGCCTCATCGTCCTCACTATCCCAAGGACTAAGTGCATCAACTTCAAATTCTGGTTCTTCCGTGGTTGGGTCTGCTTCATTTCCGGCCGAATCACCAGCAGCGGCGTAATCAAGCTGGAGATTAGTTGCTACATCATTAACCGACTCATCCAGTTCAATGCCAAATTCATCTGTTTCTTCACTATCTTCAGTCAATTCTGATAATTCTGATAATTCAGCTAGTTCCGACAACTCACTGGTATCAATGCCAGGATTGGTGTCCGCCAGGATTGATTCAAAGGCATCGTTAATACTGCTTTCTTCATCGGCTAAATCAAGATCTGAGCCAAGATCGCTTTCCGGTTGTTCTGCCTCGGTTTCGCCACTGCGGAAGGAAAAATCTGCCTCAGTGTCAGCGACTGGATCATTCTCTTGCTCAGCTTTTGCCAAAATTGACTCAAAGGCATCATCCATATTTTCGCTGCTCAATTCTTCCGCAACAGCCTCGCCAGATTCTGGCTCGATCGCCCCGGCCATTTCAAGGTCTGTGGCAGCGAGCTGATCAACCTCCTCCTCAATTTCATCCGCAAAGAGAGCCGCAAAATCATCTTCCAATCCTTCATCTTGATCTTCTTGATCTGGTGCAAATGGATCAAGTGCGGCCGGACTACTCTCCTCCACATCGCCCGTGTCGTTATCCTCTGCCTCTCCAAACACATCCTCAAAGGCGCTTTCTGAATCACCGGGGTCAGTTGGATCTGCAACGATCGCCGCATCCAACTCCGACATTTCGGTCGAGAAGGAATCATCTAGCTCGCTATCACTACTCAGTTCTGCATCTGGCACTGTTTCCCCACCAGCAGGATTATCTTCTTCTTGCTGTTCTTGTTGTTCTTCCTGGGCAAAGAGAGCGTCAAAGGCACTATCAATTTCAGCTTCGCTACTGGCTTCTAAGATCGCATCAAAATCATCATCTTCAGTCTGATTCTGATCTTGGGGCGGTTGCTCAGCTTCTGGTGATGGCTTGTCCTCATCAAAGAGAGCATCAAAAGCGCTGTCAACCTGATCATCCTGGCGATCGTCATCTTCATCCAGAAAAATATCATTGAGATCATCAAGAATACTCTTTTCTGAATCTGGTTGCTCGGGTACTTCCGGATTAATGTTGTCTGTCACGCTTCGCTCTCCCTCTGGTAACTCAGTAACTCAGCAAACTTGTTGGTACTTTGACTCGATTGATTTCGGCTAAACTCAATTAAATTGGCTAGATTTGCTTAATTTGGCAAAAGATAATTAATAAATTAAATTAATAAAACTAAATGCTGACTAATTAGGCGATCGCAAGACAACCTGATTAACTCAAATAGTGGCAATAACTTTAATCAATAAACTTGATTTAAACAACTTAATTTTGATCTAATTTGATCTAATTTGATCTAATTTGAGTAGTGTTGAGTTTTAATTACGTGATTGCGATCGAATGGCAATTTACCTGCTAATGTGTGTGGCCACCCATTACCCCTGCTAGTTGCAATCAAAATCCCACCCAAGATTTGCCCAAACCAAAGTAAACCTATGCCTCCAGGCGATTGCTATATTAGCAATGATCTAATCGAATATAGAATGATCTAATTGAATATAGAATGATGCAGTTGAATATAGAGGTTAATCTAAAACTGTTGATTGCCATAATCAGTTAAAAACTCTTTGATGCCAATTTATGTTAATGCGCCATACTTGCTTTAACAGCTTTAAAAGCTTTTAGAATGTGCTAGTTAACTTGTTGCCACCTTTAAAAATACAATCTTGCACATTTAGGAAGTGATTAGTAGCAAACATTAAATCACTGATGTCACCGATGCACCTGATTAAAGGGTTGTCGATTCCTATTTATTGATTGATTAATGCTTATAACTTAATCATAATGGCTGAGTTTTGATCTCTCCTTTAAAACAGTGGGTAATGGCGGAATTGATTTCCGCGGATTTTTGGAAAATAGTACATTACCCTAACCAGATTGCCAAATATTTACTTAACAAATTCTGCTGTAGCCTTAAGTTTTATGACTAACCCAACCACAAATACCAAAGTATACATCAATGGCATTAGGGCATTTGGCTATATTGGCCTGCTCCCGGAAGAAAAAATTTTAGGGCAATGGTTTGAAGTCGATCTTACTTGTTGGTTTGATTTTGAGGCGGCGGCGGGAAATGACAATATCAATGACACCTTGGATTATCGATCGGTGATTGCGATCGTAGAGAAATTAATCCAGACGACCAAATATGATTTGATTGAACGCTTAGCTGGGGCGATCGCCGATCGTGTTCTCGTAGATACTCGAATCCAACAGGTGCGGGTACTGGTGAAGAAAAACCCACCAATCCCCAATTTCTTGGGATCGGTGGCGGTGGAACTGGAACGCTCCCAGCCTGCGATCGCCTTAGAGCAAGATCCAGAGCAGCTAGCTCAATCGCAGAACGGTGCCGCAATCAAGGAGCAAGAAACCGTTAATGGCAAATCTACTAAAACTGCTACCAAAAGTAAGAAAGGCTCAAAAAAAAAGTCGTAACTGAGGCAGATCAGCTCACTTTAGAAAATTCGGAGCCAGTAAATACCCCCGATCAACCAGCTAGCTCAGCACCAGAGATCGCCAGCATCTATACCGATGGCGCATGCTCTAAGAATCCTGGACCAGGTGGTTGGGGTGTGGTAATTAATTTTAGCGACAACAGCGTTAAGGAACTGGGTGGTGGTCAAGCAACAACCACTAATAACCAGATGGAATTGCAAGCGGCGATCGCGGCTCTGGAATTTGCCAATGATTACCAGAACGGGAATCGCAAACCGATCGACCTCTACACCGATAGTAAATATGTAATTGACGGGATCACCAGTTGGATCAAAGGCTGGAAGCGCAATGGTTGGCAAACTAAATCCAAACAGCCAATTAAAAACCAGGAGTTATGGCAAACCCTCGATCGCCTCAACTCAGCATTAGTAAACTGGCGTTGGGTAAAAGGGCATTCTGGCGACACCAACAACGATCGCTGCGATCTGATCGCCAGGTCGTTTGCCACGGGTCAAGAACCAAACTTGAGACAATAATCCAATCTTTGATCTGATCCAAATAACCAATTCATACACAGTAGGCGAAATACGATCGACTGGGGAATCTACCAGAACCAGCCAGAATGGTGATTTAAACCTGGTCAGGTCGGGTTACCATGTTAGGTGGCTTATATATATTTTGGTGAACATGCCAAATGCGATTAAGCCTAATAAAAATAAATAGATAATTAGGTAGCATTTGATTTTGATTGGATTCGATCGCATGGCGTAGCTCAGCAGCTTCAATCACGATCGCAATGTATCTATTAATTTTGAATTTGTAGCAAGTTTAAAAAGATTCATGGAAAGCGACCCATCTGGTCATA
The sequence above is a segment of the Pseudanabaena sp. PCC 7367 genome. Coding sequences within it:
- the folB gene encoding dihydroneopterin aldolase, whose protein sequence is MTNPTTNTKVYINGIRAFGYIGLLPEEKILGQWFEVDLTCWFDFEAAAGNDNINDTLDYRSVIAIVEKLIQTTKYDLIERLAGAIADRVLVDTRIQQVRVLVKKNPPIPNFLGSVAVELERSQPAIALEQDPEQLAQSQNGAAIKEQETVNGKSTKTATKSKKGSKKKS
- a CDS encoding ribonuclease H family protein, with amino-acid sequence MVINFSDNSVKELGGGQATTTNNQMELQAAIAALEFANDYQNGNRKPIDLYTDSKYVIDGITSWIKGWKRNGWQTKSKQPIKNQELWQTLDRLNSALVNWRWVKGHSGDTNNDRCDLIARSFATGQEPNLRQ